The Bos indicus x Bos taurus breed Angus x Brahman F1 hybrid chromosome 13, Bos_hybrid_MaternalHap_v2.0, whole genome shotgun sequence genome includes a region encoding these proteins:
- the LOC113903691 gene encoding ankyrin repeat domain-containing protein 16-like isoform X2, whose product MTALRVPRRLCWLVLDERSCTRLGARAARGLPEIPSCTRYAPQPLGHLGLSGTWISTPSTRTTSGLSLHEAASMGHPDCVRYLLARGPPSTAWKADC is encoded by the coding sequence ATGACCGCGCTCCGGGTTCCGCGGCGGCTGTGCTGGTTGGTGCTGGATGAGAGGAGCTGCACGCGGCTGGGCGCGCGGGCTGCGCGGGGCCTGCCGGAGATACCCTCCTGCACACGCTACGCGCCACAGCCGCTGGGACATCTTGGCCTATCTGGGACCTGGATATCGACGCCGTCAACCAGGACTACAAGCGGGCTCTCTCTGCACGAGGCTGCCTCTATGGGACACCCGGACTGCGTGCGGTACCTGCTGGCCCGGGGGCCGCCGTCGACTGCTTGGAAGGCCGACTG
- the LOC113903693 gene encoding ankyrin repeat domain-containing protein 26-like produces the protein MKIFGVRSKKGKSPLGSSINPVRDSSYGINLQPGYRIRDKDLRKIHKAAIVGNVAKVQHVLLFGKNGLNDRDKTNRTALHLACANGHSAVVTLLLERKCLLTSVTMETGPC, from the exons ATGAAGATTTTTGGCGTCAGGAGTAAGAAGGGCAAGTCGCCCTTAGGCTCCTCCATCAACCCGGTGAGAGACAGCAGTTATGGAATCAACCTCCAGCCCGGGTACCGCATCCGAGACAAAGACCTCAGAAAGATCCACAAAGCTGCCATCGTGGGCAACGTAGCCAAAGTGCAGCATGTTCTATTGTTTGGAAAAAATGGCCTGAACGACAGGGACAAGACAAACAG GACTGCGCTCCACTTGGCCTGTGCCAATGGCCATTCAGCGGTGGTCACTCTGCTCCTGGAGAGAAAATGCCTGCTAACCTCTGTGACGATGGAAACAGGACCGTGCTGA